The proteins below are encoded in one region of Eulemur rufifrons isolate Redbay chromosome 2, OSU_ERuf_1, whole genome shotgun sequence:
- the KNSTRN gene encoding small kinetochore-associated protein yields MAAPEAAVQDRVFRTARLPTELEPQLLPSGYRKFPFETEAADPVGSAAVEAELLLNKRYQDWAQERQAPGAQPCRLLTMTSVVKTVYSLQPHSVQSGGLPADPQTRATSKSLLPVRSKEVDVPRHLHSGGSENDVMKITKPKRENGQMKVADTATRRNVKKGYKLPTKQKSEEELKDKNQLLEAVNKQLHQKLTETQGELKDLTQKVELLEKFQDNCLAILESKGLNPALGSETLASRQESTTDHTDSMLLLETLQDELKLFNETAKKQMEELQALKVKLKMKEEERLQFLEQQTLCNSQVNDFTTAIEEMEQLLEM; encoded by the exons ATGGCTGCTCCCGAGGCCGCGGTCCAGGACAGGGTCTTCCGTACAGCAAGGCTGCCTACAGAGCTCGAACCGCAACTGCTTCCGTCCGGATACCGGAAGTTTCCGTTTGAAACGGAGGCGGCAGACCCGGTCGGCAGTGCGGCGGTTGAAGCTGAGCTGCTTCTGAACAAGAGGTACCAGGACTGGGCGCAGGAGCGGCAGGCGCCTGG GGCCCAGCCGTGCCGCCTCCTTACGATGACCAGTGTGGTTAAGACCGTGTACAGCCTGCAGCCCCACTCTGTGCAGAGCGGCGGCCTGCCCGCAG ACCCACAAACTCGAGCCACTTCTAAGAGTCTATTACCTGTTAGGTCCAAAGAAGTCGATGTTCCCAGACATCTTCATTCAGGAGGTTCAGAGAATGATGTTATGAAAATCACCAAACCGAAACGAGAGAATGG GCAGATGAAAGTTGCAGACACTGCCACCAGGAGGAATGTCAAAAAGGG CTACAAACTACCAACTAAGCAAAAATCAGAGGAAGAGCTCAAGGATAAGAACCAGCTCTTAGAGGCCGTCAACAAGCAGTTGCACCAGAAGTTAACTGAAACTCAG GGAGAGCTGAAGGACCTGACCCAGAAGGTGGAGCTGCTGGAAAAGTTTCAGGACAACTGTTTGGCAATTCTGGAGAGCAAAGGCCTCAACCCAG CTTTAGGCAGTGAGACCTTGGCATCACGGCAAGAATCCACGACAGATCACACGGACTCTATG TTGCTGTTAGAAACTTTGCAAGATGAGCTGAAGCTTTTTAACGAAACAGCCAAAAAGCAGATGGAGGAGTTACAG GCCTTAAAGGTAAAGTTGAagatgaaagaagaagaaaggctcCAATTCCTAGAACAGCAAACCTTATGTAACAGTCAAGTAAATGATTTTACAACAGCCATTGAGGAAATGGAGCAGCTattagaaatgtaa